The following coding sequences are from one Pelmatolapia mariae isolate MD_Pm_ZW linkage group LG4, Pm_UMD_F_2, whole genome shotgun sequence window:
- the gpatch8 gene encoding G patch domain-containing protein 8 isoform X3 encodes MGMGRMEMELDYAEDATEKRRVLEVEKEDTEELRQKYKDQMEKEKAIAKALEDLRANFYCELCDKQYTKHQEFDNHINSYDHAHKQRLKELKQREFARNVSSRSRKDGKKQEKMLRRLHELAEQRKQQDRTPGSGPMFKTTTVAIDGEKGEDSNSMTPENSMTQSLADTALEGSLSDKTGQASPKSGPTFSFSLGKNASSSPTSSSASKVSVSFSFAKKAPVKLETAAAVFADHGEEALETEESQEGEKAGGQDDTSGCGTDSPKGLSGGGEGGEGGGAAGTEEVQQPDDGGSLASTLSKLKMMMKTNEGYVGQEPQYYHYVPPAHCRVKPHFQFLLFMKASEQCQSKDEDDEEETQEENKFEESSEQTESGVTECKTEKEQDNVTVDADPDLVPLPAKVKAEEEAPSCAGDAAPAVPASPTQKAETRDTVDTNTGPKMPTGPFFPVLSKDETTTLQWPSELLEFTKAQPSLSYSCNPLYFDFKLSRNKGVRGGKVAKSPKPGEDTDDKGQEVTTSPSEVETATKPGTSADKDKLVSKGESGQPESEEQKPTSGSNSAKKKKKKKKHKKSAKHSKRKGKEKGAGEDAEGETEVTQEKPKKKKKHKRKKSKNKAQDQAEATGEEKEKPKPKSEDKAAASSVQLTTGGEGATGNTGAELGKRKRVAKEVPCKSGAEGGNGKCTDKANSSEEHSGNKRQKTDTSASQSASCSTSAQKSPGSGRPPSSESEEEGGSNTQRSRHHRSTPREQRRHHSEESGRSCSRSSRRGERRGSSRRRHRGQTSRSRSYSSSSERSSAGSSAYSHRSRSYSDSYSDYSTEGRRRRRSKRSSDSEYDRRSSRGRRRSRRHQYTSSSSEDSRSRSRSYSRRKRHRRHHRSSSRSSSSWSRSTSARSWRRSYSRSYSSASRSSSSNKGSPHRRSTRGREDSDTHRRDFNRSRIYRSQSPRSSSSRGLNRNTHSSSSLGLRPGGSRDAGEQKNTLTARQLLEKVQSKKSSEDSTTGTKSGIKIKDPPQGYFGPKLPPSLGNKAMLPLIGKLQAGKKPAIPLIRPEEGEKSGTGKSSEPEGEVILVEPIREFPPPPPPPPPAPPVQKVEEAPQSTVTQEETQQPATEDQGHQETRPVFEQEPSMMMPQYQGESGQDLSQNPMMESMMPEMQQQQAAMHAYPGYPPPSLEEDGMEAEEDGLAPLESQPITFTPEEMEKYSKLQQAAQQHIQQQLLAKQVKTFPSAAAAAAAAAAATLAPAPPPPALQQIHIQQPTVSVASGTSITTVQHAILQHHAATAAAMGIHPAHPHHPHPAHAQLAQVHHIPQHHLTPISLSPLGPSLGHSLGHSLGHAGLIPAHPTAFLSGQPIHIIPASALHHTPLALHHVPHTALYPTLFTPRPSQAAAAAALQLHPLLHPIFSGQDLQHPPNHGS; translated from the exons ATGGGGATGGGACGAATGGAGATGGAG CTGGATTATGCCGAGGATGCCACagagaagaggagagtcctCGAAGTGGAAAAGGAAGATACAGAAGAACTGCGACAAAAATACAAG GACcagatggaaaaagaaaaagccatcGCAAAAGCTCTGGAAGACCTGAGAGCCAATTTCTACTGTGAGCTGTGTGACAAACAGTACACCAAACACCAGGAATTTGACAACCACATTAACTCTTATGACCACGCTCACAAGCAG AGGCTTAAAGAGCTGAAGCAGAGAGAGTTTGCCCGTAATGTGTCATCACGTTCCCGGAAAGATggaaaaaagcaagaaaagatGCTGCGGCGATTGCATGAGCTTGCTGAGCAGAGAAAACAGCAAGACCG AACTCCTGGAAGTGGACCTATGTTCAAAACAACTACAGTCGCTATTGATGGAGAGAAAGGAGAAGACAGCAACAGCATGACACCTGAGAACAGCATGACACAGTCTTTGGCAGACACTGCCCTGGAAGGATCACTGTCAGATAAAACTGGTCAAGCCTCCCCAAAGTCTGGTCCAACCTTTAGCTTCTCTCTGGGAAAGAATGCCTCATCATCGCCAACTTCCAGCAGCGCATCAAAAGTCAGTGTATCATTCTCTTTTGCCAAGAAAGCACCAGTAAAACTGGAGAcagcagctgctgtttttgctgACCATGGTGAGGAAGCTTTGGAGACAGAGGAGAGTCaagagggagaaaaggctggAGGACAAGATGACACATCAGGCTGTGGCACAGACAGCCCTAAGGGACTGTCTGGAGGAGGtgaaggaggagaaggaggtggtGCAGCAGGTACAGAAGAGGTGCAGCAGCCTGATGATGGAGGATCTTTAGCATCAACGCTTAGCAAATTGAAAATGATGATGAAAACCAATGAAGGATATGTTGGACAAGAGCCTCAGTACTACCACTATGTACCACCAGCTCACTGTCGAGTAAAGCCACACTTCCAGTTTTTGCTGTTCATGAAAGCCTCTGAACAGTGTCAGAGCAAAGATGAAGACGACGAGGAAGAGACACAAGAGGAGAACAAGTTTGAAGAAAGTTCAGAACAGACAGAGAGCGGTGTGACAGAGTGCAAGACTGAAAAGGAACAAGACAATGTTACTGTAGATGCTGACCCAGACCTAGTTCCTCTGCCAGCTAAAGTAAAGGCAGAAGAGGAGGCCCCTTCATGTGCAGGAGATGCAGCTCCTGCTGTACCAGCTTCACCCACCCAGAAAGCAGAGACACGTGATACTGTGGATACAAACACTGGTCCGAAAATGCCCACTGGTCCCTTCTTTCCAGTCCTGAGCAAAGATGAGACTACCACCCTGCAGTGGCCATCGGAGCTCCTTGAATTTACAAAAGCTCAACCTTCCCTGTCTTACAGCTGCAATCCCCTCTACTTTGACTTCAAACTGTCCCGTAACAAAGGAGTGCGTGGTGGGAAAGTGGCAAAGTCCCCCAAGCCTGGTGAAGACACTGATGACAAGGGACAAGAAGTGACTACTTCACCATCTGAAGTAGAAACGGCTACTAAACCTGGAACTAGTGCTGACAAAGACAAGCTAGTGTCAAAAGGAGAGTCTGGCCAGCCAGAAAGTGAAGAACAAAAGCCCACAAGTGGAAGTAatagtgcaaagaaaaaaaagaaaaagaagaagcataAGAAGTCTGCAAAGCATTCAAAAcgcaaaggaaaagaaaaaggagcgGGAGAAGATGCAGAAGGTGAGACTGAGGTAACACAAGAAAagcccaaaaaaaagaaaaaacacaaacgtaAGAAGAGCAAAAACAAGGCTCAAGATCAAGCTGAGGCAACAggtgaagaaaaggaaaaacctaAACCAAAGTCGGAAGATAAAGCTGCTGCCTCCTCTGTTCAGCTGACAACTGGAGGGGAAGGAGCTACAGGAAACACAGGAGCAGAACTGGGGAAGAGGAAACGTGTTGCTAAGGAAGTACCTTGCAAATCTGGAGCAGAAGGAGGGAATGGAAAATGTACTGACAAGGCCAACTCATCTGAGGAGCACAGTggcaacaaaagacaaaagactGACACCAGTGCATCTCAAAGTGCCTCGTGCTCCACCTCAGCCCAAAAGAGTCCTGGTTCTGGTAGACCTCCCAGCAGTGAAAGTGAAGAAGAAGGGGGCTCTAATACCCAGCGCTCACGTCATCACAGGTCAACCCCGAGGGAACAGCGCCGCCACCATAGTGAAGAATCAGGGCGATCCTGCAGCCGTTCATCAAGACGGGGGGAACGACGAGGTAGCAGTCGCCGGCGTCATCGTGGCCAAACCTCCCGTAGTCGCTCTTATTCCAGCAGCTCTGAGCGCTCCTCAGCAGGCAGCAGTGCCTACAGCCACCGTAGCCGAAGCTACTCAGACAGCTACAGCGACTACAGCACAGAAGGTCGCAGACGAAGGCGCTCCAAACGTTCATCCGACTCAGAGTATGACCGCAGGAGTAGCCGAGGACGTAGACGATCCAGGAGGCATCAGTACACATCTTCCTCTTCAGAAGACTCACGCTCACGTTCACGCAGCTACAGCCGCAGGAAGAGGCACAGACGGCATCATCGGAGCAGCTCCAGAAGCTCCAGCAGCTGGAGTCGCAGCACTAGTGCAAGATCCTGGAGGCGGAGCTACAGTCGTAGCTACAGCTCTGCTAGCCGCTCCTCCAGTTCAAATAAAGGGTCTCCTCACAGGCGAAGCACTAGGGGTCGAGAGGATAGTGACACCCATCGCAGAGACTTCAACCGCTCACGCATCTACCGCTCCCAGTCTCCACGGTCTTCTTCTTCACGAGGCCTTAACCGCAACACCCATTCATCCAGCTCGCTGGGTCTGAGACCAGGGGGGTCTCGAGATGCAGGAGAACAGAAAAACACGCTAACTGCACGACAGCTGTTGGAGAAGGTTCAGTCCAAGAAAAGCTCTGAAGATTCTACCACAGGAACAAAATCTGGGATTAAGATTAAAGACCCACCGCAGGGCTATTTTGGCCCAAAACTACCCCCATCCCTTGGAAACAAAGCCATGCTTCCACTAATTGGTAAGCTGCAGGCAGGGAAAAAGCCAGCAATTCCTTTAATCAGACCTGAAGAGGGAGAGAAATCAGGGACAGGGAAGAGCTCTGAACCTGAAGGAGAGGTTATATTAGTAGAGCCTATAAGGGAGTtcccacctccaccaccacctccacctccagctccaccagttcagaaggtTGAGGAAGCCCCACAGAGCACAGTGACTCAAGAAGAGacacagcagcctgcaacaGAAGACCAGGGGCACCAAGAAACCCGGCCAGTATTTGAACAAGAGCCCTCCATGATGATGCCCCAGTACCAAGGAGAGTCAGGACAGGACCTTTCCCAGAACCCAATGATGGAGTCCATGATGCCTgaaatgcagcagcagcaggctgccatGCATGCCTACCCTGGTTACCCACCACCCAGCTTGGAGGAGGATGGCATGGAGGCAGAGGAGGATGGACTGGCTCCTTTGGAAAGTCAGCCAATTACATTCACACCAGAGGAGATggagaaatacagcaagctgcaACAGGCTGCACAACAGcacattcagcagcagcttttaGCCAAGCAGGTCAAGACTTTTCCCTCAGCTGCGGCAGCGGCAGCCGCCGCGGCAGCGGCCACTTTGGCCCCAGCACCCCCTCCACCAGCCCTGCAGCAGATCCACATTCAGCAGCCAACTGTGTCCGTAGCTTCTGGCACATCCATCACCACAGTGCAACATGCCATCCTTCAGCACCATGCAGCCACTGCTGCAGCAATGGGCATCCACCCAGCTCATCCCCACCACCCACATCCGGCACATGCCCAGCTGGCCCAGGTACATCACATTCCCCAGCATCACCTTACCCCCATCTCCCTGTCTCCTTTGGGGCCCTCACTTGGTCATTCTCTGGGACACTCACTGGGGCATGCAGGATTGATCCCTGCCCACCCAACAGCCTTCCTCTCTGGTCAGCCAATACATATTATCCCTGCTTCTGCACTTCATCACACCCCCTTAGCTCTCCACCATGTTCCACACACAGCCCTCTACCCCACACTTTTCACACCCCGACCCTCAcaggctgcagcagcagcagcccttCAGCTCCACCCACTCTTACACCCAATATTCTCAGGACAGGACCTCCAGCACCCCCCTAACCACGGCTcttga